The sequence below is a genomic window from Anopheles cruzii chromosome 3, idAnoCruzAS_RS32_06, whole genome shotgun sequence.
GTAGTTGGCGGAACATTACTGAATGGCGCACGCACAGCAGAAAGGCCTCCGCCGCACTTCGTCATGCACTTGCCGTACGGCTATGCATTCAAGCGTTATTCACCCACCATGGGAGCCCCTTTTTCCCGGCAGTGGGAAAAGCAGTGCTCAGTGAATGGAAATCTAAGCGGAAAACCTCTACGCGACGTGCGGGCATACTTCAACCCATTTGCCAGACATCGTCGAAAGGCGACGGCGGCCCTCTTGCCACGGTGCATGAACCGTTCCATTGTGTGCCGCGGCAAGGTGTGAAAAAGTGAACAGTGGAAACCCTTTGCCAGCGCTCGCGGGACCGAAGGTGTTTTCAATTTCTGTTCATTAATTTGAGGGCTTCTTCGGGGCTTGCCCGTCACCACCACGGTCGTAACCGGTCGGCGAGGtccccaccgccgcccgcGAGTGGCcgcccaccggaagtggggTGTTAATTATGGCGCACAAAATAACGAACCTGGGTGGCGAAAAATTAAGACGAGCAAAAAAGTCACGTCAGCGCCGTAGCGACACGCAATTGTGGCGGCGGACCCTTCGAGAAGCGCACTGGCGAGCCAAGGTCGTTCCGTTTAAGTACGTCGCTAGTTTGAGGGGCCTCGCGTGAGCCATTTATGATGGATTTCACCGTCACATTAGTATTCCTGTTCGGTTGCGAACCGTTGCGTTGCCTCCAAGCACGGCGAAACCCCTTACGGTAGGTTTTAGTTTCCGCCGCCGCGGAGACGGCGATAAACATGGCTTGGCCGGTGCCGTTtatatgaaataaaaaaaaaaccgtccaCACATCACGGCACGCGAAACCAAAAGTCCGTGACGGGCACACAGCTGTGCGGTGCGGGTCCAATCGAACTTTTGCCTTcgctcgaaatcgaaagtagAGAGGCGTGGTTGTTAAAAGTTGAAACATTCTTCCAATCCGGGCCAGCCGGGCGCATACATCAATGGAATTTTCCTCCACAGCCGCGGCGATCCGGCCGTGGTGAAAATTTCGAAGATACGAAGAGTGAATTCGAGAAAAGGCGGGAAATGGAACTTAATGACTGGCCGCCCGAATAATAACTCCGCATCGATGTGCTGGCCCGCTGGAGGAATTACGTAAACCAGTGTATTATAGCACAGCAGAAATTAATGGCAGTCTGCGTTTTGTTCGTTAGGAGCACAAGCCATTGCATAGTGttagcaaataaattaaaataaatcgtaGGCCATCCTAATCGTTTCAACAATCGTTTCATAACCGCCACATGGTTCAACTCCCCTGAGTGTGCACCATGAGTCgaggttttcttttatcaaCTTCTTTTAAGAAATACAAAACTTCCGCCGGATGTTGCACGAATGTCGTAAAGACGATTCAATATTGTTCAACAAAACTTTCTAATCAACAAAACGGACCATAAATGCATAAAAGTGATAGGCGCAACGTTTTAATGGCaagagcgagcgaaacaatCCCACCGGAAGAAAGTGGGTCAAAACTAGAGTGCAAAAACAGCACGGCGCTTCCGGGGGGAAACAATAGCAGTACGACGGATCCATCCATCCCAACCATCCATCTCGTGTAGCAACATCTCTCACGGAGCATCTCTGTCATCTGTTTAAAAACACCCATCGGTTGTCCGTGTTCCGTTCATCAAAACACACCTTCCCGCGTGGACCTAATTCGCAGTCTCCCTCACAGCCGAGTCGGTGGCCACCCGGCGTTGTTAATTGCGCCCAATTTTATGTGACCCTGGGAGCTAACAGCTAAAATAAATCTTACACCGTGCCGCTTCGTATCACTGGCTGATTGGCGAAATGGccatattgttttttttctgtgcgtACTACCGAGAGCGTGATTTCTCTTTTATAGCCGGCCTCCACCACCTGTAACCTTAATGACAGGCTGACCATGGGATTCTGATTgttgaccgtttttttttgtagcgaACTCTTCCATCCCCCTCATCATCGGCCAAAGCCGATTGATGACGATTGCGGATGTACTAAAAGCCGGCTGTAAAAATGTAACTGCCACAAAGAAATGGCAGATCGGGGTAAACGCAGGGGGGAGGGGACGTAATGAAGGGCACCGCACCGTGAGCCAAGATCCATCCATTCCATCCGGCGTGGCCGGCCTTTCGGAAGCTTTCAACGTATTTCACACCTGAGTGACTTGCGGGGCGAGTGAAAATTGgatcaagcgacgaacccgctgGCCTGTAGGAAAACAATCGCAGCGATAGGGCGCCATTGCTTTTTGGCAGGCCATCTCCGCCTTACTTCCGCCCAGAAACCGGACCGAGATTCGTATCGTTAAACGCCCGGGGACGGCCACAAACCCGGCGGTCCGTGGTCAAGTTGACCGAGTTCCATATTTCTCTCGAGCGTtggctttattttattccttTCTTCGGCCCCGAATGCGAAAGGCTCAGTTGCGAAAGTGGCGTCAGTTGGTCAAATGGGCAAAagatccggccggccggtggttcgGTTCTGCACAGTGGTTTCGTGCCCCCCTTCGTTCCCTTCCATGGCGCCCCATCGGAGGCGAGCTAAGCGTTGGCAAGATTGATGGTAGACACGATGGCGCTTGCCTTTTGCGGCCTCAACCGCTCGAACGGTGTTCGACGAGGTTCCGTCGGTGTGCACGTCGGTGCAGAATgcagcgacggcggtggaAGGGTGGCGCGCGGTGTAAGTGATCCTTCGATTAGCATACAATCGATCGAGGTCAGCGTGACCCGCAACGTGACGGCAGTGCAGGAGAAAGTGGTTGCCGCAAGCCGCATCTTCGAGCGGGACGTGGTTACTTCGAGTCTGGAAGTTCACAGCAGGAACCGTAGAACGGCTTGCTGTAGGATTGTTTCGTGAAATGCTCCTCGTGAAATGCGTATAAGTACATAGTGTATTTGCAAggagggaaaaaaatgaagtgaaaattcCTGGTTTGTTTAACATCGTTCCTGAGCATGTGAGTACAGAGCCCTTACGACGCAACAAGGGCTGGGAACACGGCCGGCCGTagcgaagaaacgaagaaacgagAAGATTTCAACTTTCTCCGTCCAGTCCAGGTCGGGCTCGTTCACTTTCACCCTCGACGATCGTGAAACTGAACTCATCTCGCCGCGAACCGGACCTTTTgtggcccggacccggaccggtaTTTGCCGTTGCATGTGAATCACTTCCGGATTTCCGGCTGCAGCATAATTTTGCACAGCATTCGGAGGCTAGCTACATTACTGGCATTGCTGTACAGAGAACAGTATTCATCCGGTTGCGTCTTTGATTTTGGATGACCTTTTATCTTATGGTGCGCTTGATTGAACACAACGAATGGATCGGGGAATCGATCAAGGTTCCAGTGTACTCTGAGCATGGTGCGACCAAAGAGTACGGCGATAGCAAAGAATAACAAAACTTGGACGACTCCAATCGACCGCCAACGGCTGGTGGAATTGAAGTGTGAGGCCAACTCcattggctgctgctggaaagcATGCCAAGGTGTTCACGCTTCGGTAGCTTCACCCAGCGGGTCATAACCTACTCACTGTGCCTTACTTGGGTCAGAGTCAGACAGTTTTCGCTACCATCGCGAGACAACAGTTTAAAGTGACACTTTCGTataatttgtttgaattttcgccAAAAGTTTCAAAGATTCCACAACcgaatcgaaaaacaaataattaccCTCCCAAGCAATCGCACCGCTGAGTTCGACCCCTTAGTCTTTGTcaagaaacaaattaatattCAAAAATGGCCCACGCAGCCATTGGGGCAGAAAAGTTGTTGCGGCAAGTTAGGCGGCATTTGTTTCCCATCCTTTCTAAATCAAACTCTCTGTGCCAGTAACGGCAAACACACGCCGCGCCCATTTCCGGGCTGTCGGACGGTAAATTTGTTTTGCGAATTTGTTAGCCTCATTAGAGAACTTTTCCCGGCGGCACCCGTACGGGAGGGAAAATGGTAAGAAAACTCTAATTCAACCACAGAGTTCCCGGGAGTTGTTGTTATCATCTCGaccgtttttccattttccgttttatcACAAAATCAAACGGTGCGTACCGTCTATTAACATTTAACGCAAGAAGCCAACGGAAGCCTGCAGTCGACGGAAGCCCCACAGTGTTTTCCACACATCATTTCCGCCGCGTAGCGGACGAaccgccaaaaaaaaaacgggaagtGTCTTATCGTCGTCGGAGCTCGTTTGCCTTGACCAACTTCGACGCGCAAAGTTACAACAGTGGCATTGttcgcatcgtcgtcgtcgtcgttgtcagagatttgttcttttgttttttcttcgttccatTTCGCAAATGCGTAGCGGCCAAACCGTAAACGAATAAACTTCAATTCAATTCCACAACCCTCACCGGATGTACCTTTTTGCGGGGCGGGGTGGTGACTGATAGACAGCGTGGAAGTGATGCTGCTGGTTTGTTGCCACCGAGTGTTGTTTTATCGGAAACCGTAGCATGGTTTTCCTTGGAGCCGGGTTTCATGAAAGAGAAAGCCCTCACGGATCGGTGAACCCACGTCGGGCCGTCGAAGACGGAAGGTTCGGAAGGTACGAGTATGTCGAGCATGATAAATTTACTTTTCACCATTCTCCTACAAGATGCTcctttatttttcatattGAAAATCGGCTGATtaaagaaaatcgataaatgCTACCCTTTTTAGTGTTCCGGGTCATAAGCGGCTAACGAAGCCTGAAAAGTTTCAAATGAAATATGCCCATTTGGAGCTCGATTGAATTTGTAGCGgaattaaaatattataaaaaaaacttcgaCAGGTTGTGGTTAAATATCGAGGATGTTCTATGGTAATTGAAACTACTTACCAATACTACTAATACTGCCACTACTGCTATTGTTATCCTCTAACGGTATGCTACTGCTAGTGTCGGTTTGGATGCATAATAGTACTGctagcaccagcaccaggccGCCGTAGCGACGGAAACACATAACCAGCAATCGGTCTATCTGCTCCATCGCTTGCTCATTGAACTTTATCGACGCTCGAATACGTCCCGAAAATCTGCAGGATATTCTGTGGAGTAGAAAAGGGATAAAAAGCACGTTTAACATATGACTGCTCTTCGAACAATGCAACCTAGCAGAGGACTGATGAGATCACGTCGCCATAGGGTAGGATGTAATAAATCAGGACTTGGCGATGGCCAGAGAACCGACCGTATGTCAAACGCGATACACCTGACGTTACGAGGCACGACCGAAACAATTGAAACTCGTTACTATGACGCTGGGCTGGCCCACAAATCCGcgcctctccctctctttcttcaTCGCCGTTGGTCTCTCCGTCCACTTCTTAAGCAATAAACGAGTGGAACGTTCATTAAGCGGCCACATCACAGCGACGGACTTGGAGTGCACGTAAGCCTTCACCGTGCATGTGCATAGTTATCCAAGCGTTTCAATCCAAGCCTGCAGTGGCCGTGCATACCAGTGGTTCCGTGCCGCGGGTACAGCACGGTTACGGTTCAAACACTCAACACCGTCGACCACTGAGACGCCTTTGCGTTAATTATTAATCTTGCCCAGTGCCAGCGACAAGAGCCACTGCAGTGCGAGAAACACATACACAACGCAAACCCACACTAGGCACAGGATCGTAATCGGATTATGGAAAATCCGACCAAAACGCACCGAAACGCGCATCACAAACGCTTTTCCGAACGGTTCAAGAGGCCGTAGCGGGCCACGTGAGTGAAGGATGTCATAAAACCGTATGAAATACTCGTACACGATGCGagcgacgaagaaaacaaCTTTTACTTTCCTCCGAAAGCACCGCCAGCAAGCCAAGCGCAGGTTGCTGCGACGGCTCGGTCACGTTTCGAATTTTGATTCCGATTGAGATTCCTGGTTGATGCTGCCTCGAGACAAAACGGCACGTACGCCGCCGCTGGCACGTGGCTCGCAACGCACCGCATGCTTCGTTTCAATTGTTCGACAACCGCCAGGAAGCCTGATTTACGAGGGAAATCCGTCAAACGGGGATTGGGATACTTCGAAGCGATTTGTCAACTTTTCGGCAGCATTGAGTGGTCGTTTTTTACGCACCATTCCGGGCTGCGGGGCCGATGGGCATATCAAACCGAGGATCTATATCCTGAGCAACGTCAGTATGGATTGCTGTTGATAATACAATGGCCATATGAACGGCCGTGCCGGGAAGTCTCAGTAatggagagagaaaaatgacCACCGATAAAGAGGGCACAGCCTGAGCCTTCGGGCACACTGATTGTTCTTATTTTTATGGCTTTGATAAAACTTTTCTGTCTCCGTCTGACGGCACCAGAAAATGTGAGAAGCCGAACAAAACCGCAAAACCGTCTAtgaaagaagaaggaaaccggaaacgacCCTGATTGCGGTGGACTGGATGGGCCGCTGACGGATGCAGCTACACGGACAATGTGGTTTAGATGACccggtgagagagagagagtgaggccAGGGGGTAAAGAAAAGGGGTAAGGAAAACAGCGAGAAGGGagaaagtggagcaaaaaacaTTATAATCGTTATTAAAACTTTCCCGTCCTTGCGGCACGAGTGCAAcaaagagggttttctgctGTCCACGGAGTTCCTAACGGACATCCCCGGAGTTCAAGACCGGAGAGGAATAGTAAAAGCTCGATGTGGATAAGCATTTGGAAGAGATATTTGCGCCTGAGAATAATGGGCTTCCTTTATTGAAGTTCTACGCTGTGTTCAGCAGACATTGATTATTAGTTTGTCCGGCGGATAACGAGCGAACTCCATTCTAGTTGTCACAATCAGTTAGGGCGGCGTTCGTATCGACTGGCACTTAATTGGGTGGCCGAGGATTACCATTTGGCGACATTACTCTGAATGGCTGCTTGAATGGATCCGAAATGAGGCTAATTATAGGAGATGGTTTGTGCTGTAGCTCCAATTGCAAGTAAAGTGCCCTCCAGTTATTTACATGATTACATTGCTTGAATCGCGGGAACGATCTAGCGACAGCCTATGATAAACCATTGCATTAACTTCATCTTCACGATAAGGCCAAGAATACTAAAAAGTCCTTTCAGTGGCAACAGCTCCCTTAGGGATGTGAATCGGTATTCGATTTTGTGTAAGGTGCGTTCGGTGCTATCAATTCCACAGCTCTATTTGGTAACTtcattgattaaattcaattcaaattcaattcaaacaATAATCTCCTAAGAGTGAAATTTTACAGCACTGGTGTGTTGTGTTAAGTGGTAATAATATTTCAGAATTCCGAGAACACAACACGCTTAAAAGCGTTTTGGATAATAAGCGATAAGTTCATCTGGTAAAGTTAACTTAATTAATGTAATAAAGGTCCAGTTTTCGGCATCGAAAAATTATGAAGCAATTGTTAACGAAATAGATCAATAAATAATAGAATAAATGTCCAGTAAAGTAACTGTTAATTCAACATGCTGATTCTAATTCAAAATGTTAGATTGAAAAAAAGGTGTAACATAATTCACATGCCTTCAAACATCCGCTTTTAAACTTCAGAAatatgttgttgctgtgttcGGCATTAATCGTGTCTGTTCAGCTGCGCTCCAACAAGACTGCCATATTTGACAATTCCCCAAGATTTTCCACCACAATGGGACGCAACATACACATACAAGTTAGATCGGAGCAACGAATGCCAGGAAGCAGGATAACCGCATGCCGAGCAACAGAGAAATAAACGCCAAAACAGTGGACCCTCTCGAGAAATCGCACTTCATCCATCATCGTACGCCCGAGCTCCAAATAGCTATTTGGGCTCCCTGGAGGAATCTTAGGTCTACGATGAGTTGGACGGTCCCTCGCGTTTACCCGTCCGGTGGATTTACTCCCAAGCAAAGATGCTTTCAACGAGCCCTCAATGCCATGCATTCCCTGGCGTCGTTTAGTCTTTTCCCGCGGGGTTTCGCCTGTTCCCAATCGGCGCCTTCGTCCTTGCCGCAGTGCTGACTGTTCAGTATTCTGTACGCGCCAGCCTAATGTGCGCCTCATATGCAAACAATTTGCGAGAGTGGAAGGAAATTTCGACCAAAAGCCGGACGACTGTTCCGAGTTGGTGGCCATGAGTTAACCTCCGGGTAAGTGGTTTGCTGCGCTCCGTCCGCTGCGCCGCGCGGATGAAGTAAAAAAACCCATTCAACCCTCCGGCACAGGAACACAGGAACAATTTACCCACTTCCGTTGGCACACAATGTGCCACGCGGAGCCGGTCCCGGCCGAAAGGAGAGCAACTTTTCCCGTCTTGCCGCGGCgtccacgacgacgagaccATGCTGTCGAATGGAAGTTTTCGGAAACCGGAGAAGAAAGTCTTGGCCGCACTGACTCTGGGTCCTGCGATTTCACTAAAATGCCAAACCCACCCCATGCCACCGGGAGGGGCAAGCAGGAAGGCtagcctgtgtgtgtgtgtgtgcgggaggCTTCGGAGGAAGCGtaggaaattaaattttaattccaATCTTACAACTCTCCCTCCATcgggaccgaccggtggcggccactgGCATGCAGCAAGCCGATGCGACAAGAAAGTCCTGTGCTCGCAACGATTTCTCGGCACacgtgcgctgcgctgctgccgctggtgaGTGCAGCACAACTGGCAGGTCTCGCCAGATAAACAATGCGACTGGAGGCTGCACTTTAAGCAGCAACACACCATTCGTCCGTTCTGTACGTTATTTGCTTTCCGCTACGCCCTTGGGGAACAACGATGCGGATGGCTTCTCTGGTGCTGTGATTTGCGCTCGAGTTGCGGGTCAAGAGAGTTTTCAGCGCCCACGACCGTGAGCCGGGATGAATGTAGGCAAATTTCTCACCCACAGCCGACGGGGTCCGCGCCCATTTTACAGCTTGAACGCGTAAGCTTTAATAACGCAGAAAGTTTTGCCACGAGTTCCTACCGTAAGCCAAGGAAAACTTTCGCTGCTCGAGCGAAGCGCGAAGTGGACGCAAATGCTGAGTGCAGTTGCGCCGCTTCATGCACAGCGCTTCGACTTCATTAGAAATCTGTTTGTTGCTCTCCATCGGTTCCGTGCTTCCCGACAGACTTCCCGATGATCTCGCCGGTTCCAATTTCCGTCCGTTTCTGGAAGTTCACCGTCCAAGCCCGGTGCCACGAACTGACAAACTCACACAAATCTAATTACCCTCGTGCACAGGACTACAGTTTTTGTTGGATCAACAAAAGGTTAGAAAGCATCCGGGCGGACTCGGGAATGGATGTATCACCTTTCCGGTTGTGACAAAAAGCGTGGCGACGATGTTCCTGAGATTGAGTACAATTCTTCACACGTCCCGCAACACCGCGTGTCAAATAACGTCTATTGTTAGAAGCTTGAAGTGATGGGGTTACAATCCAATAAACTCTTGCCCGCTCAGGCTTCCGTCCCGCAAGGAAGCAAATCAGAAGAAACTTTCGGGCTGCTTCTGTGCTTGCTTGCGCAAGCACTTCTTGGCCGAGTCGGTGAGCTCGCGCTCACTCCGGTTCAGGAGCTGGTGGCGCTTCACCACGCACTTGTCGTGCTTGTCCACCCGCTGGGCAAGCTGGTCGGTCAGTTTGCGCATCCGCCCGGTGAACCGTTCCTGCGTTTGGGTCGCCACCTTGGCCAGGTTCGACATCACACTGGCCGCGCACCCGATGAAACTGCGGCCCACTCCGGCATCGGTGTCCAGGCAGCCTTCAATCTTCCGGTTCGGTCCATCCATCAGCTGCTGTGCCTCGTTGACCGACTGCCGCTGCTTGGCCAGCTCCTCGGCCAGCTGGTCGTTGCACTGGTCCACATTCGTGCGCATCTGCCCCTCGTACCGCTCAACgtcctgctgcagctgcttcATGCACTTGTTCTGGTCCGGCAGACACACATCCTTGTACTCGACGAACTCGTTCTCGAGGCGGCTCTTTATCTTCGCATTCAGGCCGTCCATTTTTGCCTTCACACTGCCCATcgcccggtggcgctggtgctcGAACTTTGCCACCAAACTCTTGGCATATGCCTGCAGCTTGTCCTTGATGGCCGTCAATACCTTCCGGACCTGCTgcaccacggccacgatgTTCGGGCTGAACCCGGGCGAAGCGCCTTCCAACATTTGCGCCACATTTGGTGGAGCgatgtcctgctgctgcggtggttCGCTCGGTGGCTCCAACTCTTTTTCCAGCTTTTCGTTCAGCTCCACCGGCTCACTGGGCAGAACGTCTTCAACGCAGCTGTTCGGGGACGGGGTCGGCAGGCTCTCGGCGTCGCCCTTCATCGGTGCATCACTGACCGTGGCGTTTTGCTGTCCGAATTGCTACAAACGAAAATCATTCACCACTCACCAACTCCGACTGTTGCTCGTGCTGGCCTACCTCGAAAATGTCGACATGCTTGTTACTTAAAACGATCAACGGCAGTGACATCAGAccgcccaacagcagcaccagcgtgTACCGTACCCGGCAATACATTTTTACTGGATTCTGGATACGCAAAAGCAAAGCCAACGGAATCCTTCGGCGGCTCTATCAGGGCTTTTATCCCAACGGAGCCCGTGGTCAACGCTAACGCTCGACACGCAATCGACTGTTGTTCGAAGCGCATTTCCGTTGTATTTTTTCCTCGCCCAAAGAGTCAACACAATCCGGCAGCTGGGCAAATAGTTGCTCACTGTTGTTTTTACAGCCCGTGTTGACATTTCAGTCACCGACAATCCTATCACCCGCACCACGACTGCCCCCTGAACTAACCAACGCTGGCGTCCCGGACTCGGTAGCGCCCaacaaaccgatcgatcgtgcgatcgtgATCCGGAAACGGTTTCGAGTGTCACCACAAAATTAAGTCATCACGGAATCACGTGCCACTTATTGAACCGCCTGACCGGTGACCGTACGAAgggggtttcgggttttggcACGCGTTTTGAATACATTTACGCCTGGCGAGAGCATATTTCATGGTCTGGATTTTCCCACTTTCCATCCGACTCGTCACGTCACTCGGCCATCAACACAGAGGGAATAAAGAGTGCTAACAAATGACAGCTGTCTGGCACAGGCAGCGGACGAAGAAAATACTATTTTTTTATGGCTGTCGTCAAAGAAAACAGCCATGATAACTGCCGGCCCGAAGCATAATGGAAACCGGCCGGTAAAGTTGGCGAAAGTTCTCTGCCGAAATCCAATTACATCGAACGGAACTGTACAATTCAATTTCCGGACGTCGTCGGAGTGAAACCCCGCAATGGGCGCAATATTTTTCATCCGCAACCCCCGGCGAGCTTCGCAACCGGTGGCGAGGACTTGGTTGGTGGCAAATAATTTATGcagaaaatttatgatttataGTCCCTGCCCTGCCCCCTAAAGTGTGGAACGGGGCCGCGACATGTTCCCGCAGCACGCTGCCAACGAAAGGTCAAAGTGCGAAATTTAGAATGTTCAATTATTGACAGCATTTGCCAGCCTTTCGGCAGATGCTGGCTTTCTGGGAAGGCAGcaaatggcagcaaaaaaagggaaaacttcAGCGAACGAGTGCCgtggagaagaagaagcgtgTTGATTTATCGTTCTGTTGATGCAGTGGTGGCCAGTCCGGGCAGTACCCGGAGGGAAGGTCCTGCGAAACAGCTTCATAATCTaatgcaaatgaaaagcaaaagtgcTCCTTCTATCACTCCTTCACGCTTACGGTTACCTGAAACGGAAATGCTTGCGCGGAATCAACACAGGGTGGTTAACACCACAGGATTTAAAATTCATACGCTTGGCGCTTACCGTGATGCTTAATTATGAGTTCCCCGTCCTTGCTCGGTTCACTTGCTTGCTGTTACAGTGGCTCCCGGAGTTTGGTTTGCTCCTTTTTAGCCGCATCCAAAGGGGATTACTTCGATCCACCGGCTCGAGAACTCGACGAAAACGGGGTAAACACATTATCCTTCCCGCTTATTTATTCCCCTTTATCACTGCTCATGAAAACGCTCGTCTTTTCCGGGAAGTGAAGAGTGTGTATGCCGTGTAATTATGCTGATATACAACGAGTGTCTTGAAAATAAATGTCCTCGCTTACGGCACGCAACGTTGCCCTTTCGTATGGCACAACTTTTCTTTCCGACATTACCCCGGGATGGATCGTTCCAGCGGTTCTGTGAAAGTGGAATAAATATCGGACAGATTTCACGTCTCCGTAATATCTGTCGCAGCCAAGACGGGCCACACCGAAATTAGTTATCACACCACGTACCAGACCCATCGTGCCGAGGTCTCGTGCGCTTGTTACGCTTTCCATACTAGAACCACACACTGACCATGCTGACGAAGTTGCTGCTCACGTGGCATGTGACAACGGGTCTCGCCGGAAGCAGTCGGACCTTTGGTTCTTGCTGGAAATGGAGGCGTTGGCCTTCCCACCGAAGAAAGTGTCCATGAAAACGGAGCAGAAACCCAAACAACCCGTGGCGAAGAATCACAAAATCCTACCAATTAGTAATGTGGCCGGACTAAAGTGTCTTTCGAGGCGGGGAAGCTGTCAGGAATCCCAATGAAGCTTCGGTTCTACCCCCCGCCGGGTGTGGCCTGACCGGAGTGAAAAGAAATCCTCGCACCGTCGCTCGCGTCTGCGTTTTATTGTAATTCATCCCCATCAATTTATTACTCCCTGGCCAGAGTGGCGACTGGTCGGGAGCATTAGTCACCGTTAGACAACGCCACGTAAACTTTGAAACCACGACGACCTGCCTAACGGTCAGCTGGGGGGAAAAGATGGACGAAAAGGGAACCGATTAATTCTTCTCGCTCGTGTGGGCTCCGACCGACGGTTACCAGGCGGAAGAAATAATAGAACCAGATTATACcgcttttttcgttcgggatCGAGTTCACACCACAGGGCCGCTAGTTTCATTCATCGTCTCACGGCGTCAAAGatgacacacaaaaacgggcCTCCCGTACCCGCCgtagaagaaaacgaaagtagACTGAGGTCGCCGAGGCTGGAAACTGGCAACTCGTTTCGGATCTGGGTATCCGGGTAATGCATTCTCATTACCGGCGAAAGCCCGATGGTCGATGAAACCACATAAATGATCTGCCAGCAAGACGATCCAGATGGCCAAGATTATCGGACAGCCTACAGGCGGTATAATGAAGGAAGCGGGAGAGTGTATCAGGTCACAGGCACTGCCACTGCAGTCCTTTACGATAACGATGGCCCATTTATTGACGAgctttttccctttcggtCCTGCCGCTTCTGAGAGGCGTGTAGCTGAAGTATCAGTTCCGTTGGTTCGCTTTGTGTCCTGTAACCGCAAAAAAATCGATCTTTCTGACGCCAGGTTCATGACATTTAACCATATTTTCCTCCCGTTTATTTGTTAATCAGCATGTGGAACGTACTTTGTACCAATCGTAACTAAAATGCGAACGTAATAAATGAATTCTCGCATGCGATAAAATATTGATATTTGTCAATAAACGTATTTTGCTACTTGCCTCTTGCATGGCGGACTCCGATTAATGCCGGGAATGCTGCGAGGAACGCAAAAACTAATTATAATTCCGATCTCCTAACGACCGTTGCTCTCCAAATTGAATTTTGGAAATGGAATTCGGCAACAG
It includes:
- the LOC128272756 gene encoding uncharacterized protein LOC128272756, yielding MYCRVRYTLVLLLGGLMSLPLIVLSNKHVDIFEQFGQQNATVSDAPMKGDAESLPTPSPNSCVEDVLPSEPVELNEKLEKELEPPSEPPQQQDIAPPNVAQMLEGASPGFSPNIVAVVQQVRKVLTAIKDKLQAYAKSLVAKFEHQRHRAMGSVKAKMDGLNAKIKSRLENEFVEYKDVCLPDQNKCMKQLQQDVERYEGQMRTNVDQCNDQLAEELAKQRQSVNEAQQLMDGPNRKIEGCLDTDAGVGRSFIGCAASVMSNLAKVATQTQERFTGRMRKLTDQLAQRVDKHDKCVVKRHQLLNRSERELTDSAKKCLRKQAQKQPESFF